From the Pseudomonas putida genome, one window contains:
- the ftsA gene encoding cell division protein FtsA, producing MANAHSGKMIVGLDIGTSKVVALVGEVGEDGTLEIVGIGTHPSRGLKKGVVVNIESTVQSIQRAVEEAQLMAGCRIHSAFVGVAGNHIRSLNSHGIVAIRDREVSVADLERVLDAAQAVAIPADQRVLHTLPQDYVIDNQEGVREPLGMSGVRLEAKVHVVTCAVNAAQNIEKCVRRCGLEIDDIILEQLASAYSVLTDDEKELGVCLVDIGGGTTDIAIFTEGAIRHTAVIPIAGDQVTNDIAMALRTPTQYAEEIKIRYACALAKLAGAGETIKVPSVGDRPPRELSRQALAEVVEPRYDELFTLIQAELRRSGYEDLVPAGIVLTGGTAKMEGAVELAEEIFHMPVRLGVPHSVRGLSDVVRNPIYSTGVGLLTYGLLKQSEDLVLTGNTNSSNNSYGDEPKAPVLERFKKWVQGNF from the coding sequence ATGGCAAACGCGCATAGCGGCAAAATGATCGTCGGGCTGGACATCGGCACCTCCAAGGTGGTGGCGCTGGTGGGTGAAGTGGGCGAAGACGGCACCCTCGAGATCGTGGGTATCGGCACCCATCCATCCCGCGGCCTGAAGAAAGGCGTGGTGGTGAACATCGAATCGACCGTGCAGTCGATCCAGCGTGCAGTGGAAGAAGCCCAGCTGATGGCCGGCTGCCGTATCCACTCGGCGTTCGTCGGCGTGGCCGGCAACCACATCCGCAGCCTGAACTCCCACGGCATCGTCGCCATCCGCGACCGCGAGGTCAGTGTTGCCGACCTCGAGCGCGTGCTCGACGCCGCCCAGGCTGTGGCCATCCCGGCTGACCAGCGCGTGCTGCACACCCTGCCGCAGGACTACGTGATCGACAACCAGGAAGGCGTGCGCGAGCCGCTGGGCATGTCCGGCGTGCGGCTGGAAGCCAAGGTTCACGTGGTCACCTGCGCGGTCAACGCAGCGCAGAACATCGAGAAGTGCGTGCGCCGCTGCGGCCTGGAAATCGACGACATCATCCTCGAGCAGCTGGCCTCGGCCTACTCGGTGCTGACCGATGACGAGAAAGAGCTGGGCGTGTGCCTGGTGGACATCGGTGGTGGTACCACCGACATCGCCATCTTCACCGAGGGCGCGATCCGTCACACCGCGGTCATCCCGATTGCCGGCGACCAGGTGACCAACGACATCGCCATGGCCCTGCGTACACCGACCCAGTACGCCGAAGAAATCAAGATCCGCTACGCCTGCGCCCTGGCCAAGCTGGCCGGCGCCGGCGAGACCATCAAGGTGCCGAGCGTGGGCGACCGCCCACCGCGCGAACTGTCGCGCCAGGCCCTGGCCGAGGTGGTGGAGCCACGTTACGACGAGCTCTTCACCCTGATCCAGGCCGAGCTGCGCCGCAGCGGCTACGAGGACCTGGTGCCAGCCGGCATCGTCCTCACCGGCGGTACCGCGAAGATGGAAGGTGCCGTGGAACTGGCCGAGGAAATCTTCCACATGCCGGTACGCCTGGGCGTACCGCACAGCGTTCGGGGGCTGAGCGACGTGGTGCGCAACCCGATCTATTCCACCGGTGTGGGCTTGCTCACCTATGGCCTGCTCAAGCAGTCCGAGGACCTGGTCCTGACCGGTAACACCAACAGCAGCAACAACAGCTATGGCGATGAACCGAAGGCCCCAGTGCTTGAGCGCTTCAAGAAGTGGGTCCAGGGCAACTTCTAA
- the ftsZ gene encoding cell division protein FtsZ translates to MFELVDNVPQSPVIKVIGVGGGGGNAVNHMVKSSIEGVEFICANTDAQALKNIGARTILQLGTGVTKGLGAGANPEVGRQAALEDRERIAEVLQGTNMVFITTGMGGGTGTGAAPIIAEVAKEMGILTVAVVTRPFPFEGRKRMQIADEGIRMLAESVDSLITIPNEKLLTILGKDASLLSAFAKADDVLAGAVRGISDIIKRPGMINVDFADVRTVMGEMGMAMMGTGCASGPNRAREATEAAIRNPLLEDVNLQGARGILVNITAGPDLSLGEYSDVGSIIEAFASDHAMVKVGTVIDPDMRDELHVTVVATGLGARIEKPVKVVDNTLQTAQQVYEASNPAPVRQEQPAVNYRDLERPTVMRNQAHAGAAAAAKLNPQDDLDYLDIPAFLRRQAD, encoded by the coding sequence ATGTTCGAGCTCGTAGACAACGTCCCGCAAAGTCCGGTCATCAAAGTGATCGGTGTTGGCGGTGGCGGCGGCAACGCCGTCAACCACATGGTGAAGAGCAGCATCGAAGGCGTCGAGTTCATCTGCGCCAACACCGATGCCCAGGCGCTGAAAAACATCGGCGCACGCACCATCCTGCAACTGGGTACCGGCGTGACCAAGGGTCTGGGTGCCGGTGCCAATCCGGAAGTCGGCCGTCAGGCCGCGCTGGAAGACCGTGAGCGCATCGCCGAGGTGCTGCAGGGCACCAACATGGTGTTCATCACCACCGGCATGGGTGGCGGTACCGGTACCGGCGCGGCGCCGATCATCGCCGAAGTGGCCAAGGAAATGGGCATTCTCACCGTTGCAGTGGTGACCCGTCCGTTCCCGTTCGAAGGCCGCAAGCGCATGCAGATCGCCGACGAAGGCATCCGCATGCTGGCTGAGAGCGTCGACTCGCTCATCACCATCCCCAACGAGAAGCTGCTGACCATCCTGGGCAAGGATGCCAGCCTGCTGTCCGCCTTTGCCAAGGCCGACGATGTACTGGCCGGTGCCGTTCGCGGTATCTCCGACATCATCAAGCGCCCGGGCATGATCAACGTCGACTTTGCCGACGTGCGCACCGTCATGGGCGAAATGGGCATGGCGATGATGGGTACCGGCTGCGCCAGCGGTCCGAACCGTGCTCGCGAAGCCACCGAAGCGGCCATCCGCAACCCGCTGCTCGAAGACGTCAACCTGCAGGGCGCCCGCGGCATCCTGGTGAACATCACCGCAGGTCCTGACCTGTCGCTGGGTGAGTACTCCGACGTGGGCAGCATCATCGAAGCCTTCGCCTCCGACCACGCCATGGTCAAGGTCGGCACCGTGATCGACCCTGACATGCGCGACGAACTGCACGTGACCGTGGTTGCCACGGGTCTGGGCGCGCGCATCGAAAAACCGGTCAAGGTGGTCGACAACACCCTGCAGACCGCTCAGCAGGTGTACGAGGCTTCCAATCCGGCGCCGGTGCGTCAGGAGCAGCCAGCCGTCAACTACCGTGACCTGGAGCGCCCGACCGTGATGCGCAATCAGGCCCACGCAGGTGCCGCTGCGGCAGCTAAACTCAACCCTCAGGATGACCTGGACTACCTCGATATCCCAGCCTTCCTGCGTCGTCAGGCCGATTGA
- the lpxC gene encoding UDP-3-O-acyl-N-acetylglucosamine deacetylase has translation MIRQRTLKNTIRATGVGLHSGEKVYLTLKPAPVDTGIVFRRADLDPVVEIPARAANVGETTMSTTLVNGDVKVDTVEHLLSAMAGLGIDNAYVELSASEVPIMDGSAGPFVFLIQSAGLEEQDAAKKFIRILREVTVTEGDKSATFLPFDGFKVSFEIDFDHPVLKGQTQSAVVDFSSTSFVKEVSRARTFGFMRDIEYLRKHNLALGGSVENAIVVDETGVLNEDGLRSDDEFVKHKILDAIGDLYLLGNSLIGEFKGYKSGHALNNQLLRKLIAETDAWEVVTFEDASTAPISYMRPVAAV, from the coding sequence ATGATTAGACAACGCACCCTGAAGAATACCATCCGTGCCACGGGCGTCGGCCTGCACTCCGGGGAGAAGGTCTACCTGACCCTCAAGCCTGCGCCTGTCGACACCGGCATCGTCTTCCGTCGCGCCGACCTTGACCCTGTGGTCGAGATCCCGGCGCGTGCGGCCAATGTCGGTGAGACCACCATGTCCACCACGCTGGTCAACGGTGACGTCAAGGTCGATACGGTCGAGCACCTGCTCTCCGCCATGGCGGGCCTGGGCATCGATAACGCCTACGTCGAGCTCTCCGCCTCGGAAGTGCCGATCATGGATGGCAGCGCCGGTCCCTTCGTATTCCTGATTCAGTCTGCCGGCCTGGAAGAGCAGGACGCAGCCAAGAAGTTCATCCGCATCCTGCGCGAAGTGACAGTGACGGAGGGCGACAAGAGCGCCACCTTCCTGCCATTCGACGGGTTCAAGGTGAGCTTCGAGATCGACTTCGATCACCCGGTCCTCAAGGGCCAGACCCAGAGTGCGGTCGTCGACTTCTCCAGCACCTCGTTCGTGAAGGAAGTCAGCCGCGCCCGTACTTTCGGCTTCATGCGTGACATCGAGTACCTGCGCAAGCACAACCTTGCGTTGGGCGGCAGTGTCGAGAACGCCATCGTGGTTGATGAGACCGGTGTGCTCAACGAAGACGGCCTTCGTTCCGATGACGAATTCGTCAAGCACAAGATCCTCGACGCCATTGGCGACCTTTACCTGCTGGGCAACAGCCTGATCGGCGAGTTCAAGGGCTACAAGTCCGGCCACGCGCTGAACAACCAGCTGCTGCGCAAGCTCATCGCTGAAACCGATGCCTGGGAAGTGGTCACTTTCGAAGATGCCAGCACGGCACCGATCTCGTACATGCGCCCTGTTGCGGCTGTGTAA
- a CDS encoding DUF721 domain-containing protein gives MASKPSPAQPPATLLRQNRPLRLLLNQAERLEHLQRLLESQLQPAAREHCHVASWRDGTLLLVVTDGHWATRLRYQQKRLLAALQAMEAFGNLRRILYKVQPPLVPAKRAGHAAVLSNNAAESLRDTAEGISDPKLRAALERLAGHARIDSSTTK, from the coding sequence ATGGCCTCCAAACCCTCCCCCGCCCAGCCGCCCGCTACCCTGCTGCGCCAGAACCGCCCGCTGCGCCTGTTGCTGAACCAGGCTGAGCGCCTGGAGCACCTGCAGCGCCTGCTGGAAAGCCAGCTGCAACCAGCCGCGCGCGAGCATTGCCATGTGGCCTCGTGGCGGGACGGTACATTGCTGCTGGTGGTCACCGACGGCCATTGGGCCACACGCCTGCGCTACCAGCAGAAGCGTCTGCTGGCGGCGTTACAGGCCATGGAAGCCTTCGGCAACCTCAGGCGCATCCTATACAAGGTGCAGCCGCCGCTAGTGCCCGCCAAACGCGCTGGACATGCTGCTGTGCTCTCCAATAATGCGGCTGAAAGCCTTCGTGATACCGCAGAAGGCATCAGTGACCCTAAACTCCGCGCAGCGCTTGAACGGCTGGCTGGCCATGCGCGCATTGACAGCAGCACTACAAAGTAA
- the secA gene encoding preprotein translocase subunit SecA, with the protein MFAPLLKKLFGSKNEREVKRMLKTVAIVNAFEEKMVALSDEQLRGKTAEFKERLAKGETLDQLLPEAFAVAREAGKRVMGMRHFDVQLIGGMTLHEGMIAEMRTGEGKTLVGTLAVYLNALSGKGVHVVTVNDYLARRDANWMRPLYEFLGLSVGIVSAFQPPEEKRAAYAADITYGTNNEFGFDYLRDNMAFSQEEKFQRELNFAVIDEVDSILIDEARTPLIISGQAEDSSKLYIEINRLIPRLTQHIEEVEGQVTQEGHYTIDEKSRQVELNEAGHQFIEEMLTQAGLLAEGESLYSAHNLGLLTHVYAGLRAHKLFHRNIEYIVQDGQVLLIDEHTGRTMPGRRLSEGLHQAIEAKENLNIQAESQTLASTTFQNYFRLYTKLSGMTGTADTEAFEFQSIYALNVMVIPPNKPLARKDFNDLVYLTADEKYAAIIADIKESMTQGRPILVGTATIETSEHMSNLLKKEGIDHKVLNAKYHEKEAEIIAQAGAPGALTIATNMAGRGTDILLGGNWEAEVAALENPTPEQIAQIKADWQKRHQQVIQAGGLHVIASERHESRRIDNQLRGRSGRQGDPGSSRFYLSLEDSLMRIFASDRVKNFMKALGMQSGEAIEHRMVTNAIEKAQRKVEGRNFDIRKQLLEYDDVANEQRKVIYHMRNSLLAADNIGDTIVEFRQEVLDATISQHIPPQSLPEQWDVAGLEASLASDFAMKLPIQQWLDEDDHLYEETLREKLLNEITTAYTEKEDQAGIEALRTFEKQILLRVLDDLWKDHLSTMDHLRHGIHLRGYAQKNPKQEYKRESFSLFQELLESIKRDTIRVLSHVQVRREDPAEEEARLRREAEELASRMQFQHAAAPGLESEQLSEEGAEVAVAAAPVRNDLKLGRNEPCWCGSGKKFKHCHGQIE; encoded by the coding sequence ATGTTTGCGCCTTTGTTAAAAAAACTTTTTGGAAGCAAGAACGAGCGTGAAGTCAAACGCATGCTCAAGACGGTAGCTATCGTCAATGCCTTCGAAGAGAAGATGGTGGCCCTCTCCGATGAGCAACTGCGGGGCAAGACCGCAGAGTTCAAGGAGCGCCTGGCCAAAGGCGAGACGTTGGACCAGCTGTTGCCCGAAGCCTTTGCCGTGGCCCGTGAGGCCGGCAAGCGCGTGATGGGCATGCGCCACTTCGACGTGCAGCTGATCGGCGGCATGACCCTGCACGAGGGCATGATCGCAGAAATGCGTACCGGTGAAGGCAAGACCTTGGTCGGTACCCTGGCCGTTTACCTCAATGCACTGTCCGGCAAAGGCGTGCATGTGGTCACGGTGAACGACTACCTGGCCCGCCGTGACGCCAACTGGATGCGCCCGCTGTACGAATTCCTCGGCCTGTCCGTAGGCATCGTCTCGGCTTTCCAGCCGCCTGAAGAAAAGCGTGCCGCCTACGCCGCCGACATCACCTACGGCACCAACAACGAATTCGGCTTCGACTACCTGCGCGACAACATGGCATTCAGCCAGGAAGAGAAGTTCCAGCGTGAACTGAACTTCGCCGTGATCGACGAAGTCGACTCGATCCTCATCGACGAAGCGCGCACTCCGCTGATCATTTCCGGCCAGGCCGAAGACAGCTCCAAGCTGTACATCGAGATCAACCGCCTGATCCCGCGCCTCACCCAGCACATCGAAGAAGTCGAAGGCCAGGTCACCCAGGAAGGCCACTACACCATCGACGAGAAGAGCCGCCAGGTCGAACTCAACGAAGCGGGTCACCAGTTCATCGAGGAGATGCTGACCCAGGCTGGCCTGCTGGCCGAAGGCGAGAGCCTGTACTCGGCGCATAACCTGGGCCTGCTGACCCACGTCTACGCCGGCCTGCGTGCGCACAAGCTGTTCCACCGCAACATCGAGTACATCGTCCAGGACGGCCAGGTCCTGCTGATCGACGAGCACACCGGCCGTACCATGCCCGGCCGTCGCCTGTCCGAAGGCCTGCACCAGGCCATCGAGGCAAAAGAAAACCTGAACATCCAGGCCGAAAGCCAGACCCTGGCGTCGACCACCTTCCAGAACTACTTCCGTCTCTACACCAAGCTGTCCGGCATGACCGGTACCGCCGACACCGAAGCGTTCGAGTTCCAGTCGATCTACGCCCTCAACGTGATGGTCATTCCGCCGAACAAGCCGCTGGCGCGTAAAGACTTCAACGACCTGGTGTACCTGACCGCCGACGAGAAATACGCCGCGATCATCGCCGACATCAAAGAGAGCATGACCCAGGGCCGCCCGATCCTGGTGGGTACCGCCACCATCGAAACTTCGGAGCACATGTCGAACCTGCTGAAGAAGGAAGGTATCGACCACAAGGTACTGAACGCCAAGTACCACGAGAAGGAAGCCGAAATCATCGCGCAAGCCGGTGCTCCGGGTGCGCTGACCATCGCCACCAACATGGCTGGCCGTGGTACCGATATCCTGCTGGGCGGTAACTGGGAAGCCGAAGTGGCTGCCCTGGAAAACCCGACCCCCGAGCAGATCGCCCAGATCAAGGCCGACTGGCAGAAGCGTCACCAGCAGGTGATTCAAGCCGGTGGCCTGCACGTGATCGCCTCCGAGCGCCACGAATCGCGCCGTATCGACAACCAGCTGCGTGGCCGTTCCGGCCGTCAGGGTGACCCGGGTTCGAGCCGCTTCTACCTGTCGCTGGAAGACAGCCTGATGCGCATCTTCGCCTCTGACCGGGTGAAGAACTTCATGAAGGCACTTGGCATGCAGTCTGGCGAAGCCATCGAGCATCGCATGGTCACCAACGCCATCGAAAAAGCCCAGCGCAAGGTCGAAGGCCGCAACTTCGACATCCGTAAGCAGCTGCTTGAATACGATGACGTGGCCAACGAACAGCGCAAGGTGATCTACCACATGCGCAACAGCCTGCTGGCGGCCGATAACATTGGCGACACCATCGTCGAGTTCCGCCAGGAAGTGCTGGACGCCACCATCAGCCAGCACATCCCGCCGCAGTCGCTGCCGGAGCAGTGGGACGTGGCCGGCCTCGAAGCTTCGCTGGCCAGCGACTTCGCCATGAAGCTGCCGATCCAGCAGTGGCTGGACGAGGACGATCACCTCTACGAGGAGACCCTGCGCGAGAAGCTGCTGAACGAGATCACCACCGCCTACACCGAGAAGGAAGATCAGGCCGGTATCGAGGCCCTGCGTACCTTCGAGAAGCAGATTCTGCTGCGCGTGCTGGACGACCTGTGGAAAGACCACCTGTCGACCATGGACCACCTGCGTCACGGTATCCACCTGCGTGGTTACGCACAGAAGAACCCGAAGCAGGAGTACAAGCGCGAGTCGTTCTCGCTGTTCCAGGAACTGCTCGAGTCGATCAAGCGCGACACTATCCGCGTGCTGTCGCACGTTCAGGTGCGCCGCGAAGACCCGGCCGAAGAAGAAGCCCGTCTGCGCCGCGAAGCCGAGGAGCTGGCCAGCCGTATGCAGTTCCAGCATGCCGCCGCGCCGGGCCTTGAAAGCGAGCAGCTGAGCGAGGAGGGCGCCGAAGTGGCCGTCGCCGCTGCCCCGGTGCGCAACGACCTGAAGCTGGGCCGCAACGAGCCGTGCTGGTGTGGTTCGGGCAAGAAATTCAAGCATTGCCATGGTCAGATCGAGTGA
- the argJ gene encoding bifunctional glutamate N-acetyltransferase/amino-acid acetyltransferase ArgJ produces the protein MAVGLGPLPTLHPVPGFELGIASAGIKRPGRKDVVVMRCAEGSSVAGVFTLNAFCAAPVILSKQRVQGTVRYLLTNTGNANAGTGAPGLAAAERTCAKLAELTGVPAESVLPFSTGVIGEPLPVEKIEGALQAALDNLSENHWAEAATGIMTTDTLPKGASRQFQHEGVTVTVTGISKGAGMIRPNMATMLGYIATDAKVAPAVLKDLMLDGANKSFNRITIDGDTSTNDCCMLIATGKANLPEVTEASGALFEALKKAVFEVCMEVAQAIVRDGEGATKFVTVQVNGGGNHQECLDVGYAVAHSPLIKTALFASDPNWGRILAAVGRAGVPELDVSLIDVYLDSVCIASKGGRSPSYTEAQGSAVMAQEEITIRIELGRGQCSETIWTTDLSHEYVKINAEYRT, from the coding sequence ATGGCTGTTGGTCTTGGTCCTTTGCCCACCCTGCACCCGGTTCCGGGTTTTGAACTCGGCATCGCTTCTGCCGGCATCAAGCGCCCCGGGCGCAAGGATGTGGTGGTCATGCGCTGCGCCGAAGGCTCCAGCGTGGCTGGCGTGTTCACCCTCAACGCTTTCTGTGCCGCTCCAGTGATCCTGTCCAAGCAGCGCGTGCAGGGCACCGTGCGCTACCTGCTGACCAACACCGGCAATGCCAACGCCGGTACCGGCGCGCCAGGCCTGGCCGCTGCCGAGCGGACCTGCGCCAAGCTGGCCGAACTGACCGGCGTGCCGGCCGAGTCGGTGCTGCCGTTTTCCACCGGTGTGATCGGTGAACCACTGCCGGTCGAGAAGATCGAAGGCGCGCTGCAGGCCGCCCTGGACAACCTGTCGGAAAACCACTGGGCTGAAGCCGCTACCGGCATCATGACCACCGACACCCTGCCAAAAGGTGCCAGCCGCCAGTTCCAGCACGAGGGTGTGACCGTCACCGTGACCGGTATCAGCAAAGGTGCGGGCATGATCCGCCCGAACATGGCCACCATGCTCGGCTACATCGCCACCGACGCCAAGGTTGCCCCGGCAGTGCTCAAGGACCTGATGCTCGACGGCGCCAACAAGTCGTTCAACCGCATCACCATCGACGGCGACACCTCGACCAACGACTGCTGCATGCTGATCGCCACCGGCAAGGCCAACCTGCCGGAAGTCACCGAAGCCAGCGGCGCGCTGTTCGAAGCGCTGAAGAAGGCCGTATTCGAAGTGTGCATGGAAGTGGCCCAGGCCATCGTCCGTGACGGCGAAGGCGCCACCAAGTTCGTCACCGTGCAGGTCAACGGCGGTGGCAACCACCAGGAGTGCCTGGATGTCGGTTACGCCGTGGCCCACTCGCCGCTGATCAAGACCGCGCTGTTCGCCTCCGACCCGAACTGGGGCCGTATCCTGGCTGCCGTGGGCCGTGCCGGCGTGCCGGAGCTGGATGTCAGCCTGATCGACGTGTACCTGGACAGCGTGTGCATCGCCAGCAAAGGCGGCCGCAGCCCGAGCTACACCGAAGCGCAGGGTTCGGCCGTGATGGCCCAGGAAGAGATCACCATCCGTATCGAGCTGGGCCGTGGCCAGTGCAGCGAAACCATCTGGACCACCGACCTGTCCCACGAATACGTGAAGATCAACGCCGAATACCGTACCTGA
- a CDS encoding glutathione S-transferase family protein: MSYHLIIGDKLYSSWSLRGALALELAGVPYEETLIKLNQPDTRKRILEFSSSGKVPLLKTEHGVIADSLAIAEYLNERHPEAQLWPADVAARAQARSACAQMHSGFFALRSAMPFDLSRDQALDGMPLDVQVDIDRIVALWSECRLVAKDSGPFLFGKPTLADAFFAPVAVRLRSYRVEVPAEAATYIETIYQWPAFQAWQQAGLAEREG; encoded by the coding sequence ATGAGCTATCACCTGATCATCGGCGACAAGCTGTATTCCTCCTGGTCGCTGCGTGGCGCCCTGGCCCTAGAGTTGGCTGGCGTTCCATACGAAGAGACGCTGATCAAACTGAACCAGCCCGACACCCGCAAGCGCATCCTCGAATTCTCCTCCTCCGGCAAGGTGCCGCTGCTCAAGACCGAGCACGGTGTGATCGCCGACTCCCTGGCCATTGCCGAGTACCTCAACGAGCGCCACCCCGAGGCCCAGCTGTGGCCGGCCGATGTGGCTGCCCGTGCCCAGGCCCGTTCGGCCTGCGCGCAGATGCACAGCGGTTTCTTCGCCTTGCGTAGTGCCATGCCGTTCGACCTGTCCCGTGACCAGGCGCTGGATGGCATGCCGCTGGACGTGCAAGTGGACATCGACCGCATTGTCGCGCTGTGGTCCGAGTGCCGCCTGGTGGCCAAGGACAGCGGCCCGTTCCTGTTCGGCAAGCCGACCCTGGCCGATGCCTTTTTTGCCCCGGTGGCGGTGCGCCTGCGTTCCTATCGCGTGGAAGTGCCCGCCGAGGCAGCCACCTATATCGAGACCATTTACCAGTGGCCGGCCTTCCAGGCCTGGCAGCAAGCTGGCCTGGCGGAGCGTGAAGGTTGA
- a CDS encoding Nudix family hydrolase, with protein MKRIHVVAAVIRASDGRILIARRADTQHQGGLWEFPGGKVEEGEGVEAALARELREELGIEVTRSRALIKVSHDYPDKQVLLDVREVDAFTGEPHGAEGQPLAWVAPRDLGQYEFPEANKPIVAAARLPDQYLITPDGLEVPQMLKGIQKAVANGIRLIQLRAPDMYDPKYRDVAVDAVGLCAGKAQLMLKGPLEWLGDFPSAGWHLTAAQLRKYAAKGRPFPKERWLAASCHSAEELALAEQMGVDFVTLSPVQATQTHPEAVPLGWDEAQRLIAGFTHPVYLLGGVGPGEREKAWEAGAQGVAGIRAFWPEA; from the coding sequence TTGAAACGGATTCATGTTGTAGCCGCGGTGATCCGCGCTAGTGACGGGCGCATTCTGATTGCCCGGCGCGCCGATACTCAGCACCAAGGCGGCCTGTGGGAATTCCCGGGCGGCAAGGTGGAGGAGGGCGAAGGCGTCGAAGCGGCCCTGGCCCGTGAGTTGCGTGAAGAGTTGGGCATCGAAGTGACCCGTTCGCGGGCGCTGATCAAGGTCAGCCACGACTACCCGGACAAGCAAGTGCTGCTGGATGTGCGTGAGGTCGATGCGTTCACTGGTGAGCCCCACGGCGCCGAAGGCCAGCCACTGGCCTGGGTCGCGCCGCGGGACCTGGGGCAATACGAGTTCCCTGAGGCCAACAAGCCGATCGTCGCTGCTGCGCGCTTGCCGGACCAGTACCTGATCACCCCGGATGGCCTGGAAGTGCCGCAGATGCTCAAAGGTATCCAGAAGGCCGTGGCCAATGGTATCCGCTTGATCCAGCTGCGCGCCCCGGACATGTACGACCCCAAGTACCGCGATGTGGCGGTGGATGCGGTCGGGCTGTGCGCTGGCAAGGCGCAGCTGATGCTCAAGGGGCCGCTGGAGTGGCTGGGTGACTTCCCGTCCGCCGGTTGGCACCTGACCGCCGCGCAGCTGCGCAAGTATGCCGCCAAAGGCCGCCCTTTCCCCAAGGAACGCTGGCTGGCGGCGTCGTGCCACAGTGCTGAAGAGCTGGCGCTGGCCGAGCAGATGGGCGTGGACTTCGTTACCCTGTCGCCGGTGCAGGCGACCCAGACCCACCCCGAGGCGGTGCCCTTGGGTTGGGATGAGGCGCAGCGGCTTATTGCCGGGTTCACCCACCCGGTTTACCTGCTGGGTGGGGTTGGGCCGGGTGAGCGGGAGAAGGCCTGGGAAGCCGGGGCCCAAGGTGTTGCCGGGATCCGCGCATTCTGGCCTGAGGCCTGA
- a CDS encoding cob(I)yrinic acid a,c-diamide adenosyltransferase: protein MGYRLSKIYTRTGDKGETGLGDGRRVPKDHPRVEAIGEVDSLNSQLGLLLAGLDEHKLDEVSNVLAPCQHRLFDLGGELAMPSYQALNQAEVERLEAAIDVWNEELGPLKNFILPSGSALVAQSHVCRSLARSAERRCQQLNALEPLEGFGLAYINRLSDLLFVAARIIGRRQGVAEVLWQPAEKPQA, encoded by the coding sequence ATGGGCTATCGCCTGTCGAAAATCTACACCCGCACTGGCGACAAGGGCGAAACCGGCCTCGGCGACGGGCGGCGGGTGCCCAAGGACCACCCGCGGGTCGAAGCGATCGGCGAGGTGGACAGCCTCAACAGCCAGCTCGGGCTGCTGCTGGCCGGCCTGGATGAGCACAAGCTGGATGAGGTGAGCAACGTTCTGGCGCCATGCCAGCACCGTTTGTTCGACCTTGGCGGTGAGTTGGCGATGCCCAGCTACCAGGCCTTGAACCAGGCCGAGGTGGAGCGGCTGGAGGCGGCGATCGACGTGTGGAACGAGGAGCTGGGGCCGCTGAAGAACTTCATTCTGCCCAGTGGTTCGGCGCTGGTGGCGCAGTCCCATGTGTGCCGTAGCCTGGCGCGCAGTGCGGAGCGGCGGTGTCAGCAGTTGAATGCGCTGGAGCCGTTGGAGGGGTTTGGGTTGGCTTACATCAACCGGCTTTCGGATCTGCTGTTCGTGGCGGCGCGGATCATTGGGCGGCGGCAGGGAGTAGCTGAAGTGTTGTGGCAACCCGCAGAGAAGCCTCAGGCCTGA